From a single Apium graveolens cultivar Ventura chromosome 2, ASM990537v1, whole genome shotgun sequence genomic region:
- the LOC141690179 gene encoding uncharacterized protein LOC141690179, whose protein sequence is MAFGKKNTRQRDETQSTEWEQSQNQASNEDFIDLEIETQPLENTMGVKAEIARCTVMLTNRTLLQQLKKKVEEAEKTGISPSLTRSTVNNKLTGISNNPIEKAFGAIERHDVDIAIVRFLCANGIPFNVLRSPEMALMTNAIKNAPKDYKHPSADRARTSLLDDCKRVIEKECVPISYTWTMQGTSIISDGWTNIKKKSLINVIASNSRGSMFLYAEDFLDVEKTGKEISNFLLKAIDEVGSSNVLQVITDNAANCKAAGKEIEKVHKHIFWSPCVVNTLNLIFKDFAVAFPCMNDTYIRGKNIVKYFINHSHAHSIFRNHSGLELLKVAKTRFGSHHMLLKRLTQCREALVTTIFVRAWKDWLNSGDERTKELGREVTAAIKDEVFWDEIDNILAITKPIYRMIKFADGEGQKMGEIYEKMDCMIGEISEVMKNNKHEIDHEKMNEIMFSRWENMNIPVHCLGFALNPYHYDTNYLQSPAPGGEPRRAPNCDREVVQGVLKAFDKIGEDEEERRVLRHQLASFQGKEGMFGSLAAKIDAVTMSPISWWSTYGAETPQLSEIAIKILSQPISSSSAERVWSTYSYIHNIKRNRLNSVRADKLVYIHTNIRLISRFTSSYKEGPYRKWDIDAENSYLEDSMAKLDELRSKDDGIEEKSETPVISASKRKRYSD, encoded by the exons ATGGCTTTTGGCAAAAAAAACACAAGGCAGAGAGATGAAACACAATCCACAGAGTGGGAGCAATCTCAGAATCAAGCATCAAACGAAGATTTTATTGATCTTGAAATTGAAACTCAACCACTAGAAAATACAA TGGGTGTCAAAGCCGAAATCGCTCGTTGCACGGTGATGTTAACAAATCGGACACTACTACAACAACTAaaaaagaaagttgaagaagctgAGAAAACTGGTATCTCTCCCTCACTAACAAGGTCTACTGTTAACAACAAACTTACAGGCATAAGTAATAACCCTATTGAGAAGGCCTTTGGTGCTATTGAGCGGCATGATGTTGATATTGCAATAGTACGATTCTTATGTGCAAATGGGATTCCGTTTAATGTTCTTAGAAGTCCAGAGATGGCCTTAATGACGAATGCAATAAAAAATGCTCCTAAAGACTACAAACATCCTTCTGCTGATAGAGCCAGGACATCACTACTTGATGATTGTAAGCGTGTAATTGAAAAAGAGTGTGTTCCGATCAGTTATACTTGGACGATGCAGGGTACTTCCATAATCTCTGATGGGTGGACAAACATTAAAAAAAAATCACTGATCAATGTTATTGCATCCAACAGTCGTGGCTCCATGTTTCTCTATGCCGAAGATTTTTTAGATGTGGAAAAAACCGGAAAAGAAATCTCCAACTTCCTACTTAAAGCAATTGACGAAGTGGGCTCTTCCAATGTTCTGCAAGTAATCACAGATAATGCAGCAAACTGTAAAGCTGCCGGAAAGGAAATCGAAAAGGTACATAAACACATCTTTTGGTCCCCATGTGTTGTAAATACCTTGAATCTGATATTTAAAGATTTTGCTGTTGCGTTTCCATGTATGAATGATACCTACATAAGAGGAAAAAATATTGTCAAGTATTTTATAAATCATTCTCATGCTCACTCTATTTTTCGAAATCATTCTGGACTTGAGTTGTTAAAAGTTGCAAAAACAAGATTTGGGTCACATCATATGTTATTGAAGAGGCTAACACAATGCAGAGAAGCATTAGTTACTACTATTTTTGTTCGAGCTTGGAAGGATTGGTTGAATTCTGGTGATGAACGAACAAAGGAGTTGGGCAGAGAAGTTACAGCGGCAATAAAAGATGAAGTGTTTTGGGATGAAATTGATAACATCTTGGCTATTACTAAGCCAATATACCGAATGATTAAATTCGCTGATGGGGAAGGACAAAAAATGGGAGAGATATACGAAAAGATGGATTGTATGATTGGGGAGATTAGCGAGGTAATGAAAAATAATAAACATGAAATTGATCATGAGAAAATGAACGAGATTATGTTTTCCAGGTGGGAAAATATGAATATCCCAGTGCATTGTTTGGGATTTGCTCTCAATCCATATCATTATGATACCAATTACTTGCAATCTCCTGCCCCCGGTGGGGAACCTAGGCGAGCTCCAAATTGTGATCGAGAGGTTGTCCAAGGAGTGCTTAAAGCTTTTGATAAGATTGGAGAAGATGAAGAGGAAAGAAGGGTGTTACGTCATCAATTGGCTAGTTTTCAAGGTAAGGAAGGTATGTTTGGATCACTTGCGGCGAAAATTGATGCTGTGACAATGAGTCCTATATCATGGTGGTCTACCTATGGGGCTGAAACACCACAATTATCGGAAATAGCTATTAAAATCTTGTCGCAGCCTATAAGCAGCTCTTCTGCTGAAAGGGTGTGGAGCACATATTCTTACATTCACAACATAAAAAGGAATCGGCTTAATTCTGTGAGGGCAGACAAATTGGTGTATATTCATACCAATATCAGGCTCATTTCTCGTTTCACATCAAGTTATAAGGAAGGTCCATATAGAAAATGGGATATTGATGCGGAGAACTCGTATTTGGAAGATTCAATGGCTAAGCTCGATGAACTAAGATCGAAGGATGATGGGATTGAAGAAAAGAGTGAGACTCCTGTGATATCTGCTTCCAAGAGAAAGAGATATTCAGACTAG
- the LOC141707464 gene encoding F-box protein CPR1-like isoform X2 yields MVTVMELPNFHGGNQSLSDLPVEVLCEIFLKLPMRSLLSCKCVCKSFDELIKSPTFIASHVNHNSSSKTNTSCSVSILVIDGNYRDRSEHILIGTKDNSVTSIRRVRQSNPLTIPTSVIGSCNGLFCASLEMIGEQWGSHIILWNPVTRDNRYLPKPKIDAPERQLFPVFAFGYSPQSNEYKVVRFISYYSSGNITLPSPSDVFIMQIEVYKMSTDSWTVLDAKALPCDGPDHMSLESDPFLPLHFGHSTRTLFLKGAFHWLAVNPKNVTDVCVAVVAFDLEREELKLNSILEPRRILHAKKGQLEVINDLLGLIVPHSPTEYPPDFDIWLMNDYGNRESWTKHYVVEQSTGFARPCGYFKDDLLLMVDNDTDNSLFFYNLHTQERMYIFKYGQFYYEHSCSYVETLVPVSKRNVVAENADKVMNRQC; encoded by the exons ATGGTAACAGTGATGGAGCTTCCAAACTTTCATGGGGGGAATCAATCACTATCTGATTTACCAGTCGAAGTTCTTTGTGAAATCTTCTTAAAACTTCCAATGAGGTCGCTCTTAAGTTGCAAATGTGTTTGCAAATCATTTGACGAGCTGATCAAAAGCCCTACATTTATAGCCAGTCATGTCAACCACAACTCCTCATCCAAGACCAACACCTCTTGTTCGGTTAGTATTCTTGTCATTGATGGGAATTATAGAGACAGAAGCGAGCACATCCTGATAGGTACCAAAGACAATTCTGTAACTTCTATTCGGCGTGTGAGACAGAGTAATCCCCTCACAATCCCTACCTCTGTCATAGGCAGCTGCAATGGTCTGTTTTGTGCTTCTCTTGAAATGATTGGCGAACAATGGGGATCTCACATTATTCTTTGGAATCCTGTCACAAGAGATAACAGATATCTTCCAAAACCCAAGATTGATGCTCCAGAGAGACAACTTTTCCCTGTTTTTGCATTTGGTTATTCCCCTCAAAGTAATGAGTACAAGGTAGTGAGGTTTATTTCCTACTATTCTTCTGGCAATATAACTTTACCCTCGCCCAGTGATGTTTTCATAATGCAAATCGAGGTTTACAAAATGAGCACAGACTCTTGGACTGTCCTTGATGCAAAGGCTTTACCTTGTGATGGTCCTGATCATATGTCTTTGGAAAGTGATCCTTTTTTGCCGCTTCATTTTGGTCATTCTACTAGAACATTGTTTTTAAAGGGAGCATTTCACTGGCTGGCTGTAAATCCTAAAAATGTTACCGACGTTTGCGTAGCAGTCGTGGCATTTGATCTTGAGCGTGAGGAATTAAAATTGAACAGCATACTGGAGCCTCGTAGAATTTTGCATGCAAAGAAGGGCCAGCTTGAGGTAATAAATGATCTACTGGGTCTAATTGTTCCTCACAGCCCCACGGAATATCCCCCAGACTTTGACATATGGCTGATGAATGATTACGGGAACAGAGAATCCTGGACTAAGCATTACGTTGTTGAACAATCTACTGGATTTGCACGTCCGTGTGGATATTTTAAAGATGATCTTCTGCTTATGGTTGACAATGATACGGATAATAGCTTGTTTTTCTATAACCTCCACACACAAGAAAGGATGTACATTTTTAAATATGGGCAGTTCTACTATGAACATTCCTGTAGTTATGTTGAAACACTTGTCCCGGTCAGCAAAAGAAATGTTGTTGCTGAAAATGCTGATAAG GTGATGAATCGTCAATGCTAA
- the LOC141707464 gene encoding F-box protein CPR1-like isoform X1 — translation MSFRYILLSLLRGMVTVMELPNFHGGNQSLSDLPVEVLCEIFLKLPMRSLLSCKCVCKSFDELIKSPTFIASHVNHNSSSKTNTSCSVSILVIDGNYRDRSEHILIGTKDNSVTSIRRVRQSNPLTIPTSVIGSCNGLFCASLEMIGEQWGSHIILWNPVTRDNRYLPKPKIDAPERQLFPVFAFGYSPQSNEYKVVRFISYYSSGNITLPSPSDVFIMQIEVYKMSTDSWTVLDAKALPCDGPDHMSLESDPFLPLHFGHSTRTLFLKGAFHWLAVNPKNVTDVCVAVVAFDLEREELKLNSILEPRRILHAKKGQLEVINDLLGLIVPHSPTEYPPDFDIWLMNDYGNRESWTKHYVVEQSTGFARPCGYFKDDLLLMVDNDTDNSLFFYNLHTQERMYIFKYGQFYYEHSCSYVETLVPVSKRNVVAENADKVMNRQC, via the exons ATGTCCTTTAG GTATATACTGCTTTCATTGTTGAGAGGTATGGTAACAGTGATGGAGCTTCCAAACTTTCATGGGGGGAATCAATCACTATCTGATTTACCAGTCGAAGTTCTTTGTGAAATCTTCTTAAAACTTCCAATGAGGTCGCTCTTAAGTTGCAAATGTGTTTGCAAATCATTTGACGAGCTGATCAAAAGCCCTACATTTATAGCCAGTCATGTCAACCACAACTCCTCATCCAAGACCAACACCTCTTGTTCGGTTAGTATTCTTGTCATTGATGGGAATTATAGAGACAGAAGCGAGCACATCCTGATAGGTACCAAAGACAATTCTGTAACTTCTATTCGGCGTGTGAGACAGAGTAATCCCCTCACAATCCCTACCTCTGTCATAGGCAGCTGCAATGGTCTGTTTTGTGCTTCTCTTGAAATGATTGGCGAACAATGGGGATCTCACATTATTCTTTGGAATCCTGTCACAAGAGATAACAGATATCTTCCAAAACCCAAGATTGATGCTCCAGAGAGACAACTTTTCCCTGTTTTTGCATTTGGTTATTCCCCTCAAAGTAATGAGTACAAGGTAGTGAGGTTTATTTCCTACTATTCTTCTGGCAATATAACTTTACCCTCGCCCAGTGATGTTTTCATAATGCAAATCGAGGTTTACAAAATGAGCACAGACTCTTGGACTGTCCTTGATGCAAAGGCTTTACCTTGTGATGGTCCTGATCATATGTCTTTGGAAAGTGATCCTTTTTTGCCGCTTCATTTTGGTCATTCTACTAGAACATTGTTTTTAAAGGGAGCATTTCACTGGCTGGCTGTAAATCCTAAAAATGTTACCGACGTTTGCGTAGCAGTCGTGGCATTTGATCTTGAGCGTGAGGAATTAAAATTGAACAGCATACTGGAGCCTCGTAGAATTTTGCATGCAAAGAAGGGCCAGCTTGAGGTAATAAATGATCTACTGGGTCTAATTGTTCCTCACAGCCCCACGGAATATCCCCCAGACTTTGACATATGGCTGATGAATGATTACGGGAACAGAGAATCCTGGACTAAGCATTACGTTGTTGAACAATCTACTGGATTTGCACGTCCGTGTGGATATTTTAAAGATGATCTTCTGCTTATGGTTGACAATGATACGGATAATAGCTTGTTTTTCTATAACCTCCACACACAAGAAAGGATGTACATTTTTAAATATGGGCAGTTCTACTATGAACATTCCTGTAGTTATGTTGAAACACTTGTCCCGGTCAGCAAAAGAAATGTTGTTGCTGAAAATGCTGATAAG GTGATGAATCGTCAATGCTAA
- the LOC141690171 gene encoding uncharacterized protein LOC141690171: MVTVREFPNFCSGNQLLYDLPVKLLSQILLRLPVRSLLSCQYVYKSFDELIRSPTFIASHVIHNSTSSTDTYCDTYCAVHILAIDEDYKECEHILIETEDNNEISTSHVRQSNPLTTPIFVIGSCNGLFCASIDISDEQWGSHIMIWNPATIDNRYLPKPKNDDPNLLPILALAFGFSH, from the coding sequence ATGGTGACAGTGAGAGAGTTTCCAAACTTTTGTAGTGGGAATCAGTTACTATATGACTTACCAGTCAAACTTCTTAGTCAAATCCTTTTAAGACTTCCAGTGAGGTCGTTGTTGAGTTGCCAATATGTGTACAAATCATTTGACGAGCTGATAAGAAGCCCTACATTTATAGCCAGCCATGTCATTCACAACTCTACTTCCAGTACCGACACCTATTGTGACACCTATTGTGCGGTTCATATTCTTGCCATTGATGAGGATTATAAAGAATGTGAGCACATCCTGATAGAAACTGAAGACAACAATGAAATCTCCACTTCGCATGTGAGACAGAGTAATCCCCTCACAACCCCTATCTTTGTAATAGGCAGCTGCAATGGTTTGTTTTGTGCTTCCATTGATATTTCTGATGAACAGTGGGGATCTCACATCATGATCTGGAATCCTGCCACAATAGATAATAGGTATCTTCCAAAACCTAAGAATGATGATCCAAATCTTCTCCCTATTCTTGCTCTTGCATTTGGTTTCTCCCATTGA
- the LOC141690163 gene encoding uncharacterized protein LOC141690163: MCREVLPTAANLITKHVNIVDRCAWCQNYVEDTAHVMFLCDFAREVWAAVGMLSLIAEDPGDTVLQVTKRIFNKGNNEQRAMYGMICWALWYRRNKWVWERVTVSSFGVKSMALNMKTDWSKARKVEEQHEVQQQMRVHTWCKPPEQWIKINTDAACHVNGEMTGLGCVARDDSGQFVRARSRKVQVGHQPRIVEALSMREALSWTKEWRSSRCVFETDAKTLVDAINKVKESQGESMFDTIVDDCRELIKHFEEVLIVFVPRSANSVAHLLAKGAYSMSGLQEWVITAPDFLICNLDLDMV; encoded by the coding sequence ATGTGCAGAGAAGTGCTCCCGACAGCTGCAAATCTAATTACCAAGCATGTTAATATTGTTGATAGATGTGCTTGGTGTCAAAATTATGTTGAGGACACGGCCCATGTAATGTTTCTTTGTGATTTTGCAAGAGAGGTCTGGGCTGCTGTAGGTATGCTGAGCCTGATCGCAGAGGACCCTGGAGATACGGTGTTGCAGGTTACTAAACGAATCTTTAACAAGGGTAACAATGAACAGAGGGCTATGTATGGTATGATTTGTTGGGCCTTATGGTACAGGCGAAACAAATGGGTATGGGAGAGAGTGACAGTGTCATCTTTCGGGGTGAAATCTATGGCATTAAACATGAAGACTGATTGGAGCAAGGCTAGgaaggttgaggagcaacatgaAGTTCAACAACAAATGAGGGTGCATACATGGTGTAAACCACCAGAACAATGGATAAAAATAAACACGGATGCAGCGTGTCATGTGAATGGAGAGATGACTGGCCTAGGATGTGTGGCAAGAGATGATTCTGGTCAATTTGTTCGAGCAAGAAGTAGGAAGGTACAGGTTGGACATCAACCACGAATTGTTGAGGCTTTGAGCATGCGAGAAGCACTCTCCTGGACAAAGGAATGGAGATCGAGCAGGTGTGTTTTTGAAACAGATGCTAAGACACTGGTTGACGCAATCAACAAAGTGAAGGAGAGTCAAGGGGAGTCGATGTTCGATACAATTGTTGATGATTGTAGGGAGTTAATTAAACACTTTGAGGAAGTGTTAATTGTTTTTGTTCCTAGATCAGCGAATAGTGTTGCCCATTTGTTAGCAAAGGGTGCATATTCTATGTCTGGTTTACAGGAGTGGGTTATTACTGCTCCTGATTTTCTCATTTGTAACCTTGATTTAGACATGGTTTGA